Proteins encoded within one genomic window of Macrobrachium nipponense isolate FS-2020 chromosome 8, ASM1510439v2, whole genome shotgun sequence:
- the LOC135222938 gene encoding uncharacterized protein LOC135222938, with amino-acid sequence MVGIWDMNAKAITFLLIAFILHTGCCQYCYTGIHDAKIKLYCPSETCLKHVTEYDNTQAVVYSCSLKSHDEGCRRDESPVGYIENCYCKGNLCNGSGAVAIILYLLLGSFLLNMFV; translated from the exons ATG GTGGGAATTTGGGACATGAATGCTAAAGCCATTACCTTTTTGCTCATTGCCTTCATCCTTCACACAG GATGCTGTCAGTACTGTTACACTGGAATCCATGATGCAAAAATTAAGTTGTATTGTCCTTCAGAAACATGTTTGAAACATGTCACAGAGTATG ACAACACCCAGGCTGTTGTCTACAGCTGTAGCCTGAAGAGTCATGATGAAGGCTGCAGAAGAGATGAGTCTCCAGTAGGTTATATTGAAAATTGTTACTGCAAGGGCAATCTGTGTAATGGATCTGGTGCAGTAGCCATAATACTTTATCTCCTGTTGGGAAGTTTTCTCCTGAATATGTTTGTATGA